A window from Ictalurus furcatus strain D&B chromosome 16, Billie_1.0, whole genome shotgun sequence encodes these proteins:
- the zar1l gene encoding ZAR1-like protein codes for MEALTFSTYNFGGYPGYFPLYNGNPKFKPQSWNKKGNYGVMPEIPDYFEIYKRAQLKAILSQVNPNLTPRLRKANTKEFGVQVNPKVNATVQCSLGPKTLFYREDKWDSPKSSSPLRNTLPSTPVNNVRFSRPVAIYSPVFDRRFFSVPARADELDKDAKLARSEEENCAAEVETRETEAEDTWGKERQCTAFHSHAPTRFNFQFLEQKYGYYHCSKCNIRWESAYVWCISGTCKVYFKQHCRKCQAGLNPYRVESIQCQVCARTRCCCERKQRHIDIRRPHRQDLCGRCKGKRLSCDTTYSFKYIV; via the exons ATGGAAGCCTTAACCTTTTCTACATATAACTTTGGCGGCTATCCTGGCTATTTTCCTTTATATAATGGGAACCCCAAATTCAAACCCCAGAGCTGGAACAAAAAGGGCAATTATGGTGTCATGCCCGAGATTCCTGACTATTTTGAAATATACAAGCGTGCTCAGTTGAAAGCTATCTTGTCTCAGGTGAACCCGAATTTAACTCCTCGCCTGCGCAAGGCCAACACCAAAGAGTTCGGGGTTCAGGTGAACCCGAAAGTGAACGCTACAGTGCAGTGCTCTCTCGGACCCAAAACGCTGTTTTATCGCGAGGACAAGTGGGACTCCCCGAAAAGCAGCAGTCCGCTGAGGAACACCCTTCCCAGCACCCCGGTGAACAATGTGCGCTTCTCCCGCCCCGTTGCGATTTACTCGCCGGTGTTTGATCGCAGGTTTTTCTCAGTGCCAGCCCGCGCAGATGAACTGGACAAGGATGCAAAGCTGGCCAGATCTGAGGAGGAAAACTGCGCAGCGGAAGTGGAGACGCGCGAGACCGAGGCTGAAGATACCTGGGGGAAAGAGCGTCAGTGCACTGCTTTCCACAGTCACGCGCCTACAAGGTTTAACTTCCAG TTTCTGGAGCAGAAATATGGCTACTACCACTGCAGCAAGTGCAATATCCGCTGGGAGAGCGCGTACGTCTGGTGCATCTCTGGAACTTGCAAG GTTTACTTCAAGCAGCACTGCAGAAAGTGCCAGGCTGGACTAAACCCATACAGAGTGGAATCAATTCAGTGTCAG GTATGTGCACGGACACGCTGCTGCTGTGAGCGGAAGCAGAGGCACATTGACATTCGTCGTCCTCACCGCCAGGACTTGTGTGGCCGCTGCAAGGGCAAGAGGCTGTCCTGCGACACCACTTACAGCTTCAAATACATTGTCTGA